From a single Kitasatospora sp. NBC_00458 genomic region:
- a CDS encoding antitoxin, translating to MGLMDNLKGKAGELKGKASEFAGKHSGQIENAVDKAGGAIDKATKGKYSEKIENGTSKAKGAVDDFAHKPPTAGPGTPPNGGPQGPAV from the coding sequence ATGGGCCTGATGGACAACCTCAAGGGCAAGGCCGGGGAGCTCAAGGGCAAGGCCAGCGAGTTCGCCGGCAAGCACAGCGGGCAGATCGAGAACGCGGTCGACAAGGCCGGCGGTGCGATCGACAAGGCCACCAAGGGCAAGTACTCGGAGAAGATCGAGAACGGCACCAGCAAGGCCAAGGGCGCGGTCGACGACTTCGCCCACAAGCCCCCGACGGCCGGTCCCGGCACGCCCCCGAACGGCGGTCCCCAGGGGCCGGCGGTCTGA